ACGTTTCTAACTTTGTTTGCAATGGGTTCGACCCCTTCAAATAAGCAAAAAGATGACAAGCATGCTTACATACCGGTTGTTCTATAGTCGCAATAATTTAACTAAACATATACAATAATTTAGAGAATAAAAAAATGTTTTATgctaagataaaaaaaaagcaTGTCTTCATGACGTATTCAAAATTTCATACAATAACATCAATATATAGTGATCCTAAGTAGCGAAGTTGAGATGATTTGTCAGTTTGATATCTTATTATTTGATGATCTTAAgggtatttgaaataatttagcaAAAATTAGGCTGAATTTCCTAATGTATTCGTGAATTGGGCAGCCTATTTTTGCACGGCTCTTATCAACCCAAAACCTCTGGTCTGAATTCCATGGGAAGGAAACAAAGCTTCATGAACCTTCTTTTCTTCCCACAAACTAATAAGCCCACATGAGGAGATTTGAGCTGGAACTTTGGCATGTCCTTAAAAGATGCAGGCTAGGTGGGTCATCAGGCTTGAATCATATAGGAATATCCAAACAGACCTTAAGTGCTTGTTGGGTACTCTAGCATGATCAGGTTAAATTTCTTGTTGGATTTATGGATTGGTCATCCATTTGAGCATCTCTTATATTAACCCAACACCTCCAAATCCAAATCCCatggaaagaaaaataaatgacgtctatagatattttttttcttcctacagGTCAACAGACCCATCGGCTGAGATCTAGACTGAGATTTGGACATATATCAAAACAGAAATAAGATATACATCATAGCAGTCAAGGCTGATTACATGTAAATATAAGATTGTAACAATAGAGGGGGAGGGGGGGCTTTCGCCGAACATTAAACTATATGAAacttttatccatatttttgctAGATTTTAttcatcaattttaaatttttttgcagTTGCAACTTAATCTGTCGTTGCTTCCTTTCTCGTGCAGGTAATATTTGAATAGAGAAAGTTTTTAAAGGTTCAAGATGGTAGTTTCataatttcttcattttttatgatgatgaaaACGGTTGGCATATTTGCACATTCATCCAATCAACCTATTCGttgttctcttttttattttttttttgaaatactaCTTGTTGTTCTCTTTTACTTAGAAAAGAGGCCAGCACAATATTTATTATGGTATAGAAAGAAGGGCATCATTAATCCCATATTGATTGGAGTCAAAAAAGAATGTGACTTATTAGAAAGAGACTATTCTTCTCACATAAGATATCTTTTAAAGAGCAAAATCGTGAGGCCCAAAACGGCTCATATAGTCCTCAGACTATAGGTCGTAGGTCAAAATGGATAATACTTGAGGCCCAAAATAGCCCATATAACCCCCGAACTATGGGTTGTAGgccaaaatagataatatcttGTAGATCAAAATGGATAATACCTCATGTGCTTAACTATGAGTTTTTGACTGCAACAGTGTCCAATCTCAACTTTACCTCTCACTTGATCTCTCTGAACATGACCATGGCTCCATAATCCACCACCAAAGCACCTGGCCATAATCATTGACTAATAGATCTACCTATGATGGGCAAAAGTGGTGCAATAGGGTGAAGTTTGGAAAATCCCATGATTTTTTATCTTCTTCCATTGCCATTAATGGCAACTCATTAGAGAGAGTTTACATCAACCATCTAGTCCATACTAACCATTGATAAACATTTTGTTGAAAAGAGGCCACCAATGGTAGATTGTGGgaaatctttttctttaaatttaatcaaatcgcGGGATAATCCTCTCTCCCATTGTTTTTAAAATCCCACCGTAACCCTACAACTAGAATATTGACAATTATTTGATCCGAGTAATGAGTATAAACAGAAAATTCAAATTTATCAACTCCTTATATTTGGTTTGAGAGAGTTGGACTATCGAATGAGAATAGAAATGAATAATTGCTATTTCAACCATTTAGTTGGAGGAACTCTCATTTTCATTTTGATTCTAGAGAGATGAGAATATTTCGATCTATTAAAATTCAATCTATATTTAAATCTCATTTGATTTCTGTCTTGATTTTGATTATGAACCAAATATTTTGAAGAATATGATCATCTTGATTCTCATTTTAATTCATTCCGATTCTGATATTAGTCACGCACCAAATGCGCCATTAGTTTCTAAAATCTCCCACCTCCTCCGATGCCCATGCATCCTCTTTGCCTGTGCTACGGACCAAGCCTCCAAACTGAGGTTCCCCTTATCCTCTTCTTCCTCAACCACATTTTCCCCCTCCATCTCTCCTCCCAACTTCCATTCCTCCCTCTTAtccttctctcctttctccctcCGCTGCTACTCCCCCTCATTTCCATCCGAACAAGAGAGATACTGAGTTGAAATTCAGCTAGAGCTATTTACAGGGTTTCCAACAGCCCCTTAGTTTCCCATTTATTAGTGACCGGCGAGGCTTGCTTTGGGCTTGTCTACGCTTGGTAGATTTGCTACAGGCCCGTTCCACGCCCAGCTCAGTGATGCCCTAATTCCGTGCCGAAGCACGTATCCTTCCCGAGTCGCCCCCGACTGTGGCCGTCTCTCTCGTCCTGCATCCAATGTTTCCGATCGATCCCAAATGAGATGGAGAACTGCCGCCGCCTTCTCCTCCCTCGAATCCCTGTTTCAAGCTCTCTCCGCCACCCGATCCCTTCCCCAGATAGCCCAGCTCCACCAGCAACTTCTCGTCCGCGGCCTCGCCCCCGCCCCCTTCCGCGCCACCAAGCTCCTCCAGCTCTACGCCGATGCCAGCGACCTCCCCTCCGCCCTCCGCCTCTTCGCCGCCCTCCCTCGCCCCTCCGTCTTCGCCTGGACCCCCATCCTTGCCCTCTTCTCCCGCTCTGGCGACCACCTCCGCTGCCTCGCCGGTTACGCCGCCATGCGCTATGCCGCCGTCGCTCCCGACGGCTACGTCTTCCCCTCCGTCCTCCGCTCCTCCGTCGCAGCCGCCCACCCGTCCGCGGTCCACGCCGACGCCGTCAAATTCAGGTCCGACGCCGTCCTCCCCGTCCGCAACGCCCTTGTCGACGCCTACTCCAAGGTCGGGGACACCGTCAGCGCTCGCTGTGTCTTCGATCTGACGGACGGCCGTGATCTGGTCTCCTGGAACTCGATGATCTGCGGTTACGTCAACGCTGGGTGCATCGGATTGGCGCGGGAGCTCCTGAGGTCCATGGAATCAGACGGCTGCGAACCCGATCTCGTGACGTGGAACATAGTAATGGATGGCTACAGTCGCGCTGGCCGCAGCGACGAGGCGCTTAAGATCTTTGATCAAATATCTGATCCGAATGTCGTCTCTTGGACCACGCTGATATCATGCTATTCTCGTTGCGGGAATCACGAGGCGGCACTGGCGATTTTCAGAAGGATGTTGAGTGCGGCAACTATTCCGCCGGACCAGGATACTCTGTCCTGTGTCATCTCCTGCTGCCGCAACGTGGCACGTTTAGCCAACGGCCGAGAGGTTCACGCCTACGGTCTGAAGACCATGGCCGCGGACGCGTTCTATAGCTCCGCCGGAGCAGCATTGGTTACGATGTACGCTAGCTGCAATAAGCTCTCGACGGCTGAACAAGCATTTCTGATGATGGACCCCGCCGATGTCGTGGCATGGAATGCGGTGATCCTCGGATTCGCCCATTCTGGGTTGGATCATACAGCGTTGGAGTATTTTAGAGACCTGCAGTCGCGAGGCAACCGAAGTGACGAGACCACGGTGGCCACCATTCTTCCGGTGTGCGATCTGAACCTAGGCAAGCAAATCCATGCCCACGTGGCACGGCACCATACCGGATCCTCCCCCCTCGTGTGGAATGCACTGATGAACATGTACGCAAGATCAGGGTGCATCAGGGATGCTTATCTGGTGTTCTCCCGCATGGTTTCACGGGATGTGGTTTCATGGAACACGATGATTGGGGCATATGGGTCACATGGGCTGGGGAAGGAAGCACTCGAGCTCATGGACTTGATGAAGGGGCTGGGGCCCAAGCCCAATGCCATAACGTTCACTAACGCTCTCATGGCCTGTAGCCATTGTGGCATGGTGGACGAGGGGCTCGAGCTCTTTGAGAACTTGAGTCAGAGCTGGGGTTTGGTGCCGACGATGGAGCAGTATGCTTGCGTGGTGGATTTGCTCGCTCGTGCTGGCAGGTTTGGGGAAGCGGCAGGGTTTATCAGGAGGATGGCGGTGAGGCCCAGCAAGAGTGTGTGGGGAGCGCTACTAGCGGCGTGCCGAACGCACCAGAATGTGGAGTTCGGACGGTTGGCCTTTGAGCAGTTGGTCCTGTTGGAGCCGGAAAACCCAGGGAATTATGTAACGATGTCAAATATATATGCCAGGGCAGGCCAGTGGGAGGATGCCAAGAAGGTGAGGAGAATGATGGAGAGAAGAGCGTTGGTGAAGCCGTCGGGTTATAGTTGGATTGAAGCCACATAGGGGAGTGCGTACAAATCCATTGTTTATGTTTCTTTGAAAGGAGAAAGATGTATGTGAGAACATCAAATAGGTGATAGTTACAAGGAAAGGAAAAACCCAAACACAATATTGGGTCGAGCTTTGGGCCTCGCCGGATAACATTTTGGTGGGGACTGGACTTAAAATCAGGACCCATTCAAGTCCAGGTTGGGTTTTAGTCAATGCAGGGCCCGGGTATTTGTATTGATTCTTGCATGATTTGTATGAATTATTCTAGTCTTGTATatcatgagatataattgtcttCTATGATCATATATGGATGATTGGATCTTgttaaagagattttttttttctgaaatctGAAACACGAGTGGGGTTACGTGGACTCCTTTGGCCCAATCAGGTTTGGCCAGGCTGGCCCCATTGGACTTCAAGTCAGGCTTGGGTTTGATACGGTCCAGAGCTTGGAAAAGTTTCTCAGGAATGCGCCCAACTCAAAAGTCTGAAATTTTTTTCCGCCTCATGCCCAGGTTACATGGAAGCCcagttcctcaagttcgaccatgCTTGGCATCATAAGATGGATAACTGTCGCTCCTCTATCCTACTCCAATGTCACTGCCACCCTCTAATGGAAGGCCTTTGGATGCTTAAATTAACTAGAACTTTAaaactagagagaaaaatttagcaaGATAGCACCCTTTTTGTGTTCCAAAAGAACTTACCAAAAGATCCTCTATAGAAAATATATTATGTTGATAACCGGTAATTGCCATAGAGAATTATGGTTCACAATGTTGTTGTAGATAATAGATCATAAGTGGCATTAACTTGCAGATTATATTTTATCGTAACCATCGGGAGTTTCGTAGTAACCATCCGAAATTTAAGAAAGGTGGAATTAACACATTTTTCATGTAACAGCTCAAGATCTCCGTGACTTAAAAAGTCATTTGGCTAGGATCCAACCATGGGGACAATACTAGTCCGATGAAGTTGTCGGATGTTGGCCGAGGATGATGAAGATTGAGGATAAAGACCGAGGTGATGTGACCCCACAATAGGAATGAAGGCAAAATGACAGCATTTCACCTTGGATATATTGTAGGGATCACCGCTTAGTATAACGTGATGGAAATTTAGACAAAGAACCATTATTTATCCTTATGACCAAAAAAAGCAGCTTATTCTCTCCATGAGCGGCCATTTCAACCCAGTAGTCACACGTGGGAGCCAAGATGGTCCTTGGATTCCTTTCACCCAAATAGGCCGGTGAACATGTACAGATCTATCTAAGTTTTAAAAGATCTTGCACATAACTTTGATTCCTTTGTGTTTTGTTGG
The sequence above is a segment of the Elaeis guineensis isolate ETL-2024a chromosome 7, EG11, whole genome shotgun sequence genome. Coding sequences within it:
- the LOC105048679 gene encoding pentatricopeptide repeat-containing protein At3g16610; amino-acid sequence: MDSAGTDNKMAFMEVPTAHTPRKSPVHHMEWAEEGPRTRHHTIQSCGIQSGPLKPWARQLNSIWEIGIVVGRFVSCQRPFLSRFCYRDLDFLHVNGFYMDSNDSKGLTLTVRWSNEWHLPVARLVYKDNGPFHAQLSDALIPCRSTYPSRVAPDCGRLSRPASNVSDRSQMRWRTAAAFSSLESLFQALSATRSLPQIAQLHQQLLVRGLAPAPFRATKLLQLYADASDLPSALRLFAALPRPSVFAWTPILALFSRSGDHLRCLAGYAAMRYAAVAPDGYVFPSVLRSSVAAAHPSAVHADAVKFRSDAVLPVRNALVDAYSKVGDTVSARCVFDLTDGRDLVSWNSMICGYVNAGCIGLARELLRSMESDGCEPDLVTWNIVMDGYSRAGRSDEALKIFDQISDPNVVSWTTLISCYSRCGNHEAALAIFRRMLSAATIPPDQDTLSCVISCCRNVARLANGREVHAYGLKTMAADAFYSSAGAALVTMYASCNKLSTAEQAFLMMDPADVVAWNAVILGFAHSGLDHTALEYFRDLQSRGNRSDETTVATILPVCDLNLGKQIHAHVARHHTGSSPLVWNALMNMYARSGCIRDAYLVFSRMVSRDVVSWNTMIGAYGSHGLGKEALELMDLMKGLGPKPNAITFTNALMACSHCGMVDEGLELFENLSQSWGLVPTMEQYACVVDLLARAGRFGEAAGFIRRMAVRPSKSVWGALLAACRTHQNVEFGRLAFEQLVLLEPENPGNYVTMSNIYARAGQWEDAKKVRRMMERRALVKPSGYSWIEAT